One window from the genome of Salmo trutta unplaced genomic scaffold, fSalTru1.1, whole genome shotgun sequence encodes:
- the rnf41l gene encoding RING finger protein 151, protein MGYDLERFVGYVNEGLLCCVCRDVLERPLQAPCEHAYCDACISSWLIHHHSCPEDRLPLDISTLRPLHRYMRNDLSRLQIRCVNSGQGCDAVCCLETLHTHEDECPFTFISCSYTGCPVQVERRGLESHLLECEFRSRACPSGCGHTLLSVDQSQHNCVAVLRTELELLRAEMLGKVEVVRREMESRLDSQRRHMVQKESLLKSEVEDLKGQVSRVVCDVRALLEAERLRRQELAEAELEKRELLEMLRCLQPFRGQRNRDKPIRGLHQEDGTIRSQHQVEHPTRGLLRAGPTQASTQSLPSALPTPALYLPTSPQPGEGSRKARPRSLTLDCIKSREVTVI, encoded by the exons ATGGGTTATGACCTGGAGAGGTTTGTGGGGTACGTGAACGAGGGgcttctgtgctgtgtgtgtcggGATGTGTTGGAGCGCCCCCTCCAGGCCCCTTGTGAACATGCCTACTGCGACGCCTGCATCAGCTCCTGGCTCATACACCACCACTCCTGCCCTGAGGACAGACTTCCACTGGACATCAGCACTCTGAGACCACTgcacag GTACATGCGTAATGACCTGTCCAGGCTCCAGATCCGTTGTGTTAACTCTGGCCAGGGCTGTGATGCCGTCTGCTGCCTGGAGACACTTCACACACACGAGGACGAGTGTCCATTCACCTTCATATCCTGCTCCTACACAG GTTGTCCGGTGcaggtggagaggaggggtctgGAGTCTCACCTGTTGGAGTGTGAGTTCCGCAGCAGGGCGTGTCCTAGCGGCTGTGGCCACACCCTCCTCTCTGTAGACCAATCACAGCACAACTGTGTTGCGGTGCTACGAACAGAGTTGGAGCTGCTCAG GGCAGAGATgttgggtaaggtggaggtggtgAGGCGTGAGATGGAGTCGAGGCTGGACTCTCAGAGGAGACACATGGTGCAGAAAGAGTCTCTGCTGAAGAGCGAGGTGGAGGACCTCAAG ggccagGTGTCGAGGGTGGTGTGTGATGTCCGGGCTCTCTTGGAGGCAGAGCGCCTGCGGAGACAGGAGCTGGCAGAAGCGGAGCTAGAGAAGAGGGAGCTACTGGAGATGCTCCGGTGCCTGCAGCCATTCAGGGGACAGCGGAACAGAGACAAACCAATCAGAGGACTGCATCAAGAAGATGGGACAATTAGGAGCCAGCATCAAGTAGAACACCCAACCAGGGGCCTGCTGAGGGCAGGGCCAACACAGGCTTCTACCCAATCACTACCCTCGGCTTTGCCCACTCCAGCCTTATACCTGCCTACCTCCCCACAGCCAGGGGAGGGGTCACGTAAGGCCCGCCCCCGCAGCCTTACCCTCGACTGCATCAAGAGCAGAGAGGTCACTGTCATCTGA